A genomic window from Microbacterium sp. ET2 includes:
- a CDS encoding SDR family NAD(P)-dependent oxidoreductase, with translation MAQDDLSSGASPAAATSPTLLSGRRILVTGGARGLGAAIAQALGAAGATGAVVDLIAPEPGSSPGWPSAQADLTDERGAREAIRGLAEQCGPFDGLVAAAGIVPSWHAPDQVDLEDFDRVMAVNVTGVVTAIAALSPDMAPGSTIVAIGSLNSWRGDPHLLSYVASKHAVLGVVRSAAMALGPRGIRVNAIAPGPVATAALLSRVDGRAATTGLSRAEALAKAAELTALRRLAEEQDVADAAVFLSSPLSRAITGHLLPVDGGML, from the coding sequence GTGGCACAGGACGATCTCTCCTCCGGCGCATCGCCCGCAGCGGCGACGTCGCCGACCTTGCTTTCCGGCCGCCGGATCCTCGTGACCGGCGGCGCGCGGGGCCTCGGCGCGGCGATCGCGCAAGCCCTCGGCGCGGCGGGAGCCACCGGAGCCGTCGTCGATCTGATCGCCCCCGAGCCGGGCTCGAGCCCGGGGTGGCCCTCGGCGCAGGCCGATCTGACCGACGAGCGCGGGGCGCGAGAGGCGATCCGCGGCCTCGCCGAGCAGTGCGGACCCTTCGACGGCCTCGTCGCAGCCGCGGGGATCGTTCCGTCCTGGCACGCCCCCGACCAGGTGGATCTGGAGGACTTCGACCGCGTGATGGCGGTCAACGTCACCGGCGTCGTCACCGCCATCGCCGCGCTCTCACCCGACATGGCGCCGGGATCGACGATCGTCGCGATCGGGTCCCTCAACTCCTGGCGAGGAGACCCCCACCTGCTGTCCTACGTCGCCAGCAAGCACGCCGTGCTCGGCGTCGTACGGTCGGCCGCGATGGCGCTCGGTCCGCGCGGCATCCGGGTGAACGCGATCGCACCCGGCCCTGTGGCCACCGCCGCCCTCCTCTCTCGCGTCGACGGCCGCGCAGCGACCACGGGCCTGTCCCGCGCCGAGGCGCTGGCGAAGGCGGCGGAGCTCACCGCTCTCCGCCGGCTGGCAGAGGAGCAGGATGTCGCGGATGCGGCCGTCTTCCTCTCGTCGCCGCTGTCCCGGGCCATCACCGGGCACCTGCTCCCCGTCGACGGCGGGATGCTCTGA
- a CDS encoding SDR family NAD(P)-dependent oxidoreductase: MTTLADRTALITGVSGALGAASAATFGREGARVIGTFRSRRSEAEAALAVIPESRRSLLHADLDGPEAARALWHRACEMSAIDTVVVNAAALTPTPLAGDDGAWDRGWQLSLQVNVVAAATLMREAVATMSARGSGTIIAISSWAALQGSRIPDLGAYAASKAALRNFAQTLARANARSGVRVYTIAPGVVGAGMGTADLDASQIDAVADGLAMGDHVHPTEVAELAAFLASDRCPSLTGSTIDLNGASYIR, encoded by the coding sequence ATGACGACACTTGCCGATCGCACCGCCCTCATCACCGGAGTGTCCGGTGCTCTCGGAGCGGCGTCCGCCGCGACCTTCGGTCGTGAGGGCGCCCGGGTCATTGGCACCTTTCGCAGCCGGCGATCCGAAGCCGAGGCCGCTCTCGCCGTCATCCCCGAGTCGCGACGCTCTCTGCTCCACGCCGATCTCGACGGCCCCGAGGCCGCCCGCGCGCTCTGGCACCGGGCGTGCGAGATGTCCGCCATCGACACGGTCGTCGTCAACGCCGCCGCCCTCACACCGACGCCTCTGGCTGGCGACGACGGGGCCTGGGACCGTGGCTGGCAGCTGTCGCTGCAGGTCAATGTCGTGGCCGCGGCGACGCTCATGCGGGAGGCGGTGGCGACGATGTCGGCCCGCGGTTCGGGAACCATCATCGCGATCTCCAGCTGGGCGGCCCTGCAGGGCAGCCGCATTCCCGATCTCGGGGCCTACGCCGCTTCGAAGGCGGCCCTGCGGAACTTCGCCCAGACGCTCGCGCGCGCCAACGCCCGGTCGGGTGTGAGGGTCTACACGATCGCGCCCGGCGTCGTGGGGGCCGGGATGGGCACCGCCGACTTGGATGCCTCGCAGATCGACGCCGTCGCCGACGGCCTGGCGATGGGTGACCACGTCCACCCGACGGAGGTCGCCGAGCTCGCCGCTTTCCTCGCCTCGGATCGATGCCCGAGCCTCACCGGTTCGACGATCGACCTCAACGGAGCCTCGTACATCCGGTGA
- a CDS encoding 3-hydroxyacyl-CoA dehydrogenase NAD-binding domain-containing protein, whose translation MTSPPPSGPDAAASIADTVAVIGAGSIGIAWTIVFASAGIRVRIFEAAPGVRRAAIGEVTNMLGELSEAGLLDEPVATILERVQVVDSLEAAVSGADFVQECVIEDLGVKQQLFAQLDALTDPRVVLASSTSTITASAFAAGLAGRERCLVVHPANPPYFLRVAEVVPASFTAASTVATARALLVRARMTPIVLGREIEGFAFNRLQGAMLREAYCLVRDGVVSAEDIDTLVREGLGLRWSVIGPFTTSEPQHPWWAPPSRRSPRTGVRPHRARARRRQPLEPRHHRTRRHDHRAAPAASGVGGQRPRAGPRHDATGVAAAAV comes from the coding sequence ATGACTTCACCCCCGCCCTCAGGACCCGATGCCGCGGCATCCATCGCCGACACCGTGGCTGTGATCGGTGCCGGAAGCATCGGCATCGCCTGGACCATCGTGTTCGCCTCCGCCGGAATCCGAGTGCGCATCTTCGAAGCCGCGCCGGGTGTGCGCAGAGCCGCGATCGGCGAGGTGACGAACATGCTCGGCGAGCTGTCCGAGGCGGGCCTGCTGGACGAACCGGTCGCCACGATCCTGGAGCGGGTGCAGGTCGTGGACAGCCTCGAGGCGGCGGTGAGCGGAGCGGACTTCGTGCAGGAGTGCGTGATCGAAGACCTCGGCGTCAAGCAGCAGCTCTTCGCCCAGCTCGACGCGCTGACCGACCCCCGGGTGGTGCTGGCGAGCTCGACGTCGACGATCACCGCCTCGGCATTCGCCGCGGGTCTCGCCGGACGCGAGCGGTGTCTGGTCGTCCATCCCGCCAACCCGCCGTACTTCCTCCGCGTCGCCGAGGTCGTCCCCGCGTCCTTCACCGCCGCGAGCACGGTCGCCACCGCCCGGGCGCTCCTCGTGCGCGCACGGATGACTCCCATCGTGCTCGGCCGCGAGATCGAGGGGTTCGCCTTCAACCGCCTGCAGGGCGCGATGCTCCGCGAGGCCTATTGCCTCGTCCGCGACGGCGTGGTGTCGGCCGAGGACATCGACACGCTCGTGCGGGAGGGCCTGGGCCTGCGCTGGTCGGTGATCGGGCCGTTCACCACCAGTGAGCCTCAACACCCGTGGTGGGCTCCGCCGTCACGCCGAAGTCCTCGGACCGGTGTACGCCCGCATCGCGCTCGAGCGCGGCGACGACAACCCCTGGAACCCCGACACCATCGAACACGTCGCCACGACCATCGAGCGGCGCCTGCCGCATCCGGGGTGGGAGGACAACGTCCGCGAGCGGGACCGCGCCATGATGCGACTGGCGTCGCTGCTGCGGCAGTTTGA
- a CDS encoding HpcH/HpaI aldolase family protein — MTSSPAPVRLAAWSMLGVPAAASLLAGIGADLLVLDGQHGLYDDAALIAAIPGAARVPVHVRVPHNSPALIGRALDAGARGVIVPMVQSGDEAIAAARASRYPPLGERSWGPLAAYRGEATIDPVTANRAVWCAVMVETARAVADVVAIAAAPGVDEVFVGPFDLALALGTTVGDLLADRSPGNPLDTVVAACRQAGTVAGAFAGGLAAAENLIGRGFTSVAVAVDTQVIAAAGAELISAARSLPVPAGPSPEA; from the coding sequence GTGACCTCCTCCCCCGCCCCGGTGCGCCTGGCCGCCTGGTCGATGCTCGGCGTCCCCGCCGCGGCATCGCTCCTCGCCGGCATCGGCGCCGACCTGCTCGTCCTCGACGGCCAGCACGGGCTCTACGACGACGCCGCACTGATCGCCGCCATCCCCGGCGCCGCACGGGTTCCGGTGCACGTTCGCGTTCCGCACAATTCGCCCGCGCTCATCGGTCGCGCCCTCGACGCCGGGGCGCGCGGTGTGATCGTGCCGATGGTCCAGAGCGGCGACGAGGCGATCGCGGCCGCCCGCGCCAGTCGGTACCCCCCGCTCGGAGAACGCTCGTGGGGTCCTCTGGCGGCCTACCGGGGGGAAGCGACGATCGACCCGGTCACGGCGAATCGGGCCGTCTGGTGCGCCGTCATGGTCGAGACCGCGCGCGCCGTCGCCGACGTCGTCGCGATCGCCGCAGCCCCCGGGGTGGATGAGGTGTTCGTCGGCCCCTTCGACCTCGCCTTGGCCCTGGGCACCACGGTCGGCGACCTCCTCGCCGACCGGTCGCCCGGCAATCCGCTCGACACCGTCGTGGCGGCGTGCCGGCAGGCGGGCACGGTGGCGGGCGCTTTCGCAGGAGGTCTTGCCGCGGCAGAGAATCTCATCGGCCGCGGGTTCACCAGCGTCGCGGTGGCCGTGGACACCCAGGTGATCGCCGCCGCCGGCGCCGAGCTCATCAGCGCCGCGCGCTCGCTGCCCGTTCCGGCGGGTCCGTCACCCGAGGCGTGA
- a CDS encoding ABC transporter ATP-binding protein: MSVAALDARGLVRRFGDVVAVDHVDLSVRQGELVALLGPSGCGKTSILRLVAGLDRGEGSVDIAGVRMSGGARFVPPEARGVGLVFQDSVLFPHLDVAGNAAFGLRGADRMTQAGRILDLLGIAHLAARMPSEISGGEQQRVALARTLAARPALVLLDEPFSHLDASLRERVREETVAALRRTGTSALMVTHDQGEALAVADRVMVMGAGRIHQTGEPAEVYRRPADRFTAEFVGRSTLVPVRVTRPGVAITPLGDVAVDPATPLGVRLAVLRPESVSLTDPEAGLGATVVRALFRGADRLVRLVLPGGGEIEAVTSADLSPGDRVGVRVTGVLATVAEDRPDAALITPRVTDPPERAASARR, translated from the coding sequence GTGAGCGTCGCGGCGCTGGACGCGCGCGGACTCGTCCGCCGCTTCGGCGACGTCGTCGCCGTGGACCACGTCGATCTCTCGGTCCGGCAGGGGGAGCTGGTCGCCCTCCTCGGACCCTCCGGTTGCGGGAAGACCTCGATCCTGCGCCTTGTCGCCGGCCTCGACCGCGGTGAGGGGAGCGTCGACATCGCCGGGGTGCGCATGAGCGGGGGTGCGCGTTTCGTGCCGCCCGAGGCGCGCGGGGTCGGGCTCGTCTTCCAGGACAGCGTCCTCTTCCCCCACCTCGACGTCGCCGGAAACGCCGCCTTCGGACTGCGCGGAGCCGATCGGATGACGCAGGCGGGTCGCATCCTCGACCTCTTGGGGATCGCCCACCTCGCGGCGCGGATGCCGTCGGAGATCAGCGGCGGCGAGCAGCAGCGTGTGGCGCTGGCGAGGACCCTGGCGGCACGGCCGGCGCTCGTGCTCCTGGACGAGCCCTTCTCGCATCTCGACGCGAGTCTGCGCGAACGCGTCCGTGAGGAGACCGTCGCGGCGCTCCGCCGCACCGGGACGTCGGCGCTCATGGTCACCCACGATCAGGGCGAGGCGCTGGCCGTCGCCGATCGCGTGATGGTGATGGGGGCCGGCCGGATCCACCAGACGGGAGAGCCCGCAGAGGTCTACCGGCGCCCCGCGGACCGGTTCACCGCCGAGTTCGTCGGCCGATCCACCCTCGTGCCGGTCCGGGTGACGAGGCCGGGTGTCGCGATCACCCCGCTCGGTGACGTCGCCGTCGACCCCGCGACCCCGCTGGGCGTGCGTCTGGCCGTGCTCCGGCCCGAATCGGTGTCGCTCACCGATCCGGAAGCCGGTCTCGGGGCGACTGTCGTCCGCGCCCTGTTCCGCGGCGCGGACCGGCTCGTACGCCTCGTCCTCCCGGGCGGAGGCGAGATCGAGGCCGTGACGTCCGCCGACCTCAGCCCCGGTGATCGGGTCGGAGTGAGGGTGACGGGAGTGCTGGCGACCGTCGCGGAGGATCGACCCGACGCCGCCCTCATCACGCCTCGGGTGACGGACCCGCCGGAACGGGCAGCGAGCGCGCGGCGCTGA
- a CDS encoding ABC transporter permease, protein MKGDPSVRGGPTARGRVATIIAAVVVLGLSLPPLVVLLVQGAAGAGAETVPVGRLLVLLGNTLLLAALVVTLSLPIGSATAWLTSRTTLAGRRVWATALTIPLVLPAYVVAVALSGMLGGDGLLTDLLRPWGLERLPPAAGLWAATLCLTIVAVPIVHTLATVALSRMDPALEETARLLGQSGPRLFFRVVLPQLRGTLALAACVVALYVISDFGAVSMLRYETFTRAIYAQFRGRVEVGPAFALCLILVLVSGALIAGQVLLRGRHRAGAAHTRPAAVSRLGPLGTAIVSTLLGVVVLFSTVLPVTTLAAWALRGLAAGARPGPVLEEAVNALGLALLAGAVTTLLAFPIALAARRRSRFTRVLEGVPWITHSLPHLAVGLAILVLSIAGPPGLYQSRTTLVLAYAALFLPLAIGPLSEALRSVDERLLDVSRSLGRSEMRTLVGVVLPLVRPAMLTGATLVFFATLHELPVTLLLRPTGSETLAVRLWGAMIEGQYTTASIAALLMVVISVPLLALHARSQVRVSVAS, encoded by the coding sequence GTGAAGGGGGACCCGTCGGTGCGCGGCGGCCCGACGGCGAGGGGCCGAGTCGCGACGATCATCGCGGCGGTCGTCGTCCTCGGACTGAGCCTGCCGCCGCTCGTCGTCCTGCTCGTGCAGGGTGCGGCGGGGGCGGGTGCCGAGACCGTCCCCGTGGGACGGCTGCTGGTGCTGCTGGGAAACACCCTTCTGCTCGCCGCCCTCGTCGTCACCCTCTCGCTGCCCATCGGCTCGGCCACCGCGTGGCTGACGTCGCGGACGACCCTTGCGGGTCGGCGGGTCTGGGCGACGGCGCTCACGATCCCCCTCGTGCTCCCCGCGTACGTCGTCGCGGTCGCTCTGTCGGGGATGTTGGGCGGGGACGGGCTGCTCACCGATCTGCTCCGTCCCTGGGGGCTCGAACGCCTCCCGCCGGCCGCGGGGCTCTGGGCGGCGACGCTCTGCCTGACCATCGTGGCGGTGCCCATCGTCCACACCCTCGCCACCGTGGCGCTCTCGCGGATGGACCCGGCACTGGAGGAGACCGCGCGGCTCCTCGGTCAGAGCGGCCCGAGGCTGTTCTTCCGTGTCGTCCTCCCGCAGCTGCGCGGCACTCTCGCCCTCGCCGCCTGCGTGGTCGCGCTGTATGTCATCTCCGACTTCGGCGCGGTGTCGATGCTGCGCTACGAGACCTTCACGCGGGCGATCTACGCGCAGTTCCGTGGGCGGGTCGAGGTCGGCCCGGCGTTCGCGCTGTGCCTCATCCTGGTCCTGGTCTCGGGTGCGCTCATCGCCGGACAGGTGCTGCTGCGCGGCCGGCACCGTGCCGGCGCGGCGCACACCCGGCCGGCCGCCGTTTCGCGGCTCGGACCGCTCGGCACCGCGATCGTCTCGACGCTCCTCGGAGTGGTCGTGCTCTTCTCGACCGTGCTCCCCGTGACGACGCTGGCCGCCTGGGCGCTGCGGGGACTCGCGGCGGGCGCGCGGCCGGGTCCCGTCCTGGAGGAGGCGGTGAACGCCCTCGGCCTGGCGCTCCTCGCGGGAGCGGTCACGACGCTCCTGGCGTTTCCCATCGCGCTGGCGGCCCGGCGACGCAGCAGATTCACGAGGGTGCTGGAGGGCGTGCCGTGGATCACCCACTCCCTGCCGCACCTCGCGGTGGGACTGGCGATCCTCGTCCTCTCCATAGCCGGTCCGCCGGGTCTCTACCAATCCCGCACCACGTTGGTCCTCGCCTACGCCGCGCTGTTCCTCCCTCTGGCGATCGGACCACTCTCCGAGGCGCTCCGCAGCGTCGACGAGCGTCTTCTCGACGTCTCGCGCTCGCTCGGACGAAGTGAGATGCGCACCCTCGTCGGCGTCGTCCTGCCGCTGGTCCGCCCCGCGATGCTGACCGGCGCGACGCTGGTGTTCTTCGCGACGCTGCACGAGCTGCCTGTGACGCTGCTCCTGCGTCCGACGGGGTCGGAGACGCTCGCGGTACGACTGTGGGGTGCGATGATCGAGGGGCAGTACACCACTGCCAGCATCGCCGCACTTCTCATGGTCGTCATCAGTGTCCCCCTCCTCGCGCTTCACGCGCGATCCCAGGTGCGCGTGAGCGTGGCGTCGTGA
- a CDS encoding extracellular solute-binding protein, which translates to MRARRFAVLALVAVLALTGCATGSGASGGSSPTDQASSLGGADLVVYVGRNEDHVRPLVEEFERRTGLDVDARYGSTGELATTILQEGASSPADLFFTQDPAYIGAISEAGLLSRLPEDVLDAVVPGIAGSDGDWVGVTARRRVLAYDPATTPADQLPDAISELAEEPWRGRVGLAPTHSSFVSFVAALVAIRGEGEALTWLEGIAANDPQIFDGNEEQLRAIAAGDLDVGLVNHYYVHRLQAEDLAFPVRNHSFTPGDAGDVLMPTAIGRLTGGAHPDAAVEFVRFLLGDQAQRHFLEEVGEYPLVPGIGTPDGERPLDPELIAAMNLAEVAGNLDVATDLIARAGLI; encoded by the coding sequence ATGCGTGCCCGCCGTTTCGCCGTTCTCGCGCTCGTCGCCGTGCTCGCCCTCACCGGCTGCGCGACGGGAAGCGGTGCCTCCGGCGGTTCCTCGCCGACGGACCAGGCCTCGTCGCTCGGGGGAGCCGATCTCGTCGTCTACGTGGGTCGCAACGAGGACCACGTGCGACCGCTCGTCGAGGAGTTCGAGCGGCGCACCGGGCTCGACGTCGACGCGCGGTACGGCAGCACCGGCGAGCTCGCCACGACGATCCTGCAGGAGGGGGCGTCCTCTCCTGCCGACCTCTTCTTCACGCAGGACCCCGCCTACATCGGAGCGATCTCTGAGGCGGGGCTTCTGAGCCGGCTGCCCGAGGACGTTCTGGACGCCGTCGTTCCCGGGATCGCCGGCAGCGACGGCGACTGGGTCGGCGTGACGGCTCGTCGGCGGGTCTTGGCCTACGACCCGGCGACGACCCCGGCCGATCAGCTGCCGGACGCGATCTCGGAGCTCGCGGAGGAGCCATGGCGGGGGCGGGTGGGGCTGGCGCCCACCCACAGCTCCTTCGTCTCGTTCGTGGCGGCCCTGGTGGCGATCCGCGGCGAGGGCGAGGCGCTGACCTGGCTGGAAGGCATCGCCGCCAACGATCCGCAGATCTTCGACGGCAACGAGGAGCAGCTGCGAGCGATCGCGGCGGGCGATCTGGATGTGGGATTGGTGAACCATTACTACGTCCACCGGCTGCAGGCCGAGGACCTTGCCTTCCCGGTGCGCAACCACTCTTTCACCCCGGGTGACGCCGGCGACGTGCTGATGCCCACGGCCATCGGCCGCCTGACCGGTGGTGCGCACCCCGACGCCGCCGTGGAGTTCGTCCGGTTCCTCCTCGGAGACCAGGCTCAGCGCCACTTCCTCGAGGAGGTCGGCGAGTACCCGCTCGTGCCCGGCATCGGAACACCAGATGGCGAGCGACCTCTCGATCCGGAGCTCATCGCCGCCATGAACCTCGCCGAGGTGGCCGGGAATCTGGATGTCGCCACCGACCTGATCGCACGGGCGGGTCTGATCTGA
- a CDS encoding WD40/YVTN/BNR-like repeat-containing protein, with translation MTRSSEDLAAELGPDVIRWRSVGPSRGGRVVAVAGDPSDRSRFWMGACSGGVWMTDDAGQYWKPMSDGFLESASVGAIAVADADPQVVWVGTGESFARNNVVPGDGVYRTVDGGRTWQHRGLDATKHIAKVRVDPRDADVAFVAALGDVFGPSAERGVYRTRDGGDTWDLVLHVSDRAGAADLVLDPANPRVVYASIWQMVRHPWDIVSGGEDSGLWRSRDGGDTWELISDHPGFATGLLGRIGIAASPARPGRVWALVEAIGGQGGVYRSDDAGQTWAHVSTERSVQGRPWYYSHIIAHPTEADTVWCMNTWAWRSRDGGRTFQQVQTPHGDNHDLWIDPSDPQRMINGNDGGACVSVNGGMTWSSIYNQPTAQFYRFDVDHRFPFDLYATQQDNSGIRAPSRSWKGALRWPDCLELGEAEAGDVALDRSDPRFVMLGGAGFGHPGPLLRFDQVTEQARDVAVWPEYFMGIGASEMKHRFGWTYPIEFSPHEPGVLYVGGERVFRSPDGGITWQSISGDLTRDDPAKQQPTGGPISGDSTGAEVYCTIHAFAESPLTPGELWVGTDDGRVHLSRDGGGEWTELFPAGLPEWATVTRIEPSHHQVGRAYLTAHAYRLQDLRPLVYRTDDFGATWEAITAGIPETEWARSIREDPLQPHLLFVATERRVWFSVDRGAPGRACAGTCPPCPSTTSRCATTNSSPARTGGRSGSSTISHRCARSPKWHPTVSTCSPRPRSTATPHRTASTCPAKAPGWAASRGFPWAARPSPVVTCRTAVPRRCGSTEGRTPRTAPRSCTACPPRSRPSRSPSPTPRGGRCAPSAPLCRTIGSCRPPRCPPPTPERTPSCGICAWNRPSPRRVRTGDAGWSIPGPAWHPGVTPSPSPPMAKAARRTSWCIATPAEWPTTTICVSNTCCSCASATCCSASRRASARPLPCMTCSPDSPVAWAIIRSRRASARSPTRLTRCAESSPTPT, from the coding sequence ATGACCCGTTCGAGCGAGGACCTGGCCGCCGAACTCGGCCCCGACGTCATCCGCTGGCGCAGCGTCGGACCATCCCGCGGAGGCCGCGTCGTCGCCGTCGCGGGTGATCCCTCCGACCGCTCCCGGTTCTGGATGGGCGCGTGCTCCGGCGGTGTCTGGATGACCGACGACGCCGGCCAGTACTGGAAGCCCATGTCCGACGGGTTCCTCGAATCCGCCTCGGTGGGGGCGATCGCCGTCGCCGACGCCGATCCGCAGGTGGTGTGGGTGGGAACGGGTGAATCCTTCGCCCGCAACAACGTCGTGCCCGGAGACGGGGTGTATCGCACCGTCGACGGCGGCCGGACCTGGCAGCACCGGGGGCTCGACGCCACGAAGCACATCGCCAAGGTCCGGGTCGATCCGCGCGACGCCGACGTCGCCTTCGTCGCGGCGCTCGGAGACGTGTTCGGCCCCTCTGCCGAGCGCGGCGTCTACCGCACCCGCGACGGCGGCGACACCTGGGATCTGGTGCTGCACGTCTCAGATCGCGCCGGGGCCGCCGACCTCGTTCTGGACCCGGCGAACCCGCGGGTCGTGTACGCCTCCATCTGGCAGATGGTCCGCCACCCCTGGGACATCGTCTCGGGCGGAGAGGACTCGGGCCTGTGGCGATCGCGCGACGGCGGCGACACCTGGGAGCTGATCTCGGATCACCCCGGCTTCGCCACGGGCCTGCTCGGACGGATCGGCATCGCTGCCAGCCCGGCACGGCCGGGTCGGGTGTGGGCGCTGGTCGAGGCGATCGGGGGACAGGGCGGTGTCTACCGATCGGATGACGCGGGCCAGACCTGGGCGCACGTGTCGACCGAGCGATCGGTGCAGGGCCGACCCTGGTACTACAGCCACATCATCGCGCACCCCACCGAGGCCGACACCGTGTGGTGCATGAACACGTGGGCCTGGCGATCGCGCGACGGCGGCCGGACCTTCCAGCAGGTCCAGACCCCGCACGGCGACAACCACGACCTGTGGATCGACCCCAGCGACCCGCAGCGGATGATCAACGGCAACGACGGGGGCGCCTGCGTGAGCGTCAACGGCGGGATGACCTGGTCGTCGATCTACAACCAGCCGACCGCGCAGTTCTACCGGTTCGACGTGGACCACCGGTTCCCGTTCGACCTGTACGCCACCCAGCAGGACAACTCCGGCATCCGGGCGCCCTCGCGCTCGTGGAAGGGCGCCCTGCGCTGGCCTGACTGCCTGGAGCTCGGCGAGGCCGAGGCCGGAGACGTGGCCCTGGACCGCTCCGACCCTCGATTCGTCATGCTGGGCGGCGCGGGCTTCGGTCACCCCGGTCCGCTGCTGCGCTTCGATCAGGTCACCGAGCAGGCCCGCGACGTGGCGGTGTGGCCCGAGTACTTCATGGGCATCGGTGCGAGCGAGATGAAGCACCGGTTCGGGTGGACCTACCCGATCGAGTTCTCGCCGCATGAGCCGGGGGTGCTCTACGTCGGCGGCGAGCGGGTCTTCCGCTCGCCCGACGGCGGGATCACCTGGCAGAGCATCAGCGGCGACCTCACCCGTGACGACCCCGCCAAGCAGCAGCCGACCGGCGGCCCGATCTCGGGCGACTCCACCGGTGCAGAGGTCTACTGCACGATCCACGCCTTCGCCGAGTCGCCGCTCACCCCGGGCGAACTGTGGGTCGGAACCGATGACGGACGCGTCCACCTCTCCCGCGACGGCGGCGGCGAATGGACGGAGCTGTTCCCGGCGGGGCTGCCGGAGTGGGCGACCGTGACCCGGATCGAGCCCTCCCACCACCAGGTCGGGCGGGCGTACCTCACCGCGCACGCCTACCGGCTGCAGGACCTGCGGCCGCTGGTCTACCGGACGGATGACTTCGGCGCGACGTGGGAGGCGATCACCGCCGGCATCCCCGAGACGGAATGGGCACGCAGCATCCGCGAGGATCCTCTGCAGCCCCACCTGCTGTTCGTGGCCACCGAGCGCCGGGTGTGGTTCTCCGTCGACCGGGGAGCACCTGGGCGAGCCTGCGCGGGAACATGCCCTCCGTGCCCGTCTACGACATCAAGGTGCGCGACCACGAACTCATCGCCGGCACGCACGGGCGGGCGTTCTGGATCCTCGACGATCTCGCACCGCTGCGCGAGATCGCCGAAGTGGCATCCGACGGTCTCCACCTGTTCACCCCGCCCACGGTCTACCGCTACCCCACACCGGACGGCTTCGACATGCCCGGCGAAGGCACCTGGGTGGGCGGCTTCCCGGGGGTTCCCCTGGGCGGCGCGACCTTCACCCGTCGTCACCTGCCGGACGGCAGTGCCGAGACGGTGTGGCTCGACGGAGGGAAGAACCCCCCGAACGGCGCCCAGGTCATGTACCGCCTGCCCGCCGAGGTCTCGTCCGTCACGATCGCCATCGCCGACGCCGAGGGGCGGACGCTGCGCACCTTCCGCTCCGCTGTGCCGGACGATCGGAAGCTGCCGCCCGCCGAGGTGCCCGCCACCGACGCCGGAACGCACGCCTTCCTGTGGGATCTGCGCGTGGAACCGGCCCTCACCGCGCCGGGTGAGGACGGGCGACGCGGGGTGGTCTATCCCGGGCCCCGCGTGGCACCCGGGCGTTACACCGTCACCATCACCGCCGATGGCGAAAGCCGCGCGCAGGACGTCGTGGTGCATCGCGACCCCCGCGGAGTGGCCGACGACGACGATCTGCGTGAGCAATACCTGCTGCTCCTGCGCATCCGCGACCTGCTGCAGCGCGTCGCGGAGGGCATCGGCACGTCCACTGCCGTGCATGACGTGCTCTCCGGACTCTCCCGTCGCCTGGGCGATCATCCGCTCACGTCGCGCATCGGCGAGATCTCCGACGAGGCTGACGCGGTGCGCCGAATCCTCACCAACCCCGACATGA
- a CDS encoding PPOX class F420-dependent oxidoreductase — MLDEHTRALAKGKNFASLTTLRKDGSPTAQVMWVDCDDEHILINTEVHRLKYRHMRHDPRVAVLIIDQANPYSYAEVRGEVIEFILGDRARAHIDELSERYFGRSYIAEQIESERVICKIRPYA, encoded by the coding sequence ATGCTCGACGAGCACACGCGCGCCCTCGCGAAGGGCAAGAACTTCGCCTCGCTCACGACGCTGCGAAAAGACGGATCGCCCACCGCCCAGGTGATGTGGGTCGATTGCGACGACGAGCACATCCTCATCAACACCGAGGTGCACCGTCTGAAGTACCGTCATATGAGACACGACCCCCGGGTGGCGGTGCTGATCATCGATCAGGCGAATCCCTACAGCTACGCCGAGGTGCGGGGCGAGGTGATCGAGTTCATCCTCGGCGATCGCGCGCGCGCCCACATCGACGAGCTGTCCGAACGCTACTTCGGCCGCTCCTACATCGCAGAGCAGATCGAGAGCGAACGCGTCATCTGCAAGATCCGGCCCTATGCGTGA